From Aspergillus luchuensis IFO 4308 DNA, chromosome 2, nearly complete sequence:
tctcatttGGTCCCAAGCCACCACCAAGTAATCAACCTGGACGCCCAAACCCACCCGCGTCCCAACTCAGtaacctcctctccactccaCCCTGGTCCAGGCCAGCGCCTATTGGCTCCACTCCCGCTGGTCCATCCTCAGAACCCACTCAGGCTgccctccccccaccccaaaAAAGGAACCACCCTAAAACAAAACGGGAGCTATAGGCTGCCGCCGCCCACTGCTTGCGTTTAGGAAGCTCCGCTCTGTCATGATGCGCGTCCCGCTTGATGGAGACTCTGGCTCGTCGATGACTCTTTGTCTGCTACATTAGTGAGTTAGTTCGTAGTAGCTCAGTGCCCGTATGGATATCTTCTGTGCAAGTAAGTAGAGTAGTTGgcctttttgatttttttgattattttgattttttatttttcctctTCAAGGCTTCaattccatcttcttccacctcaaTCGGAATTCTTATCGAATTTTTTtatccttttcttttattttccctcCCGTTGGTCGCATACCTctgtttctctctttctttcttcacggTCTTGGCCAGTCCTACCCCGGACTCaactattttttttcttctcaatctcttcgGGGAATCATCAGCGTTTCCTTGCGCCTGTTTCTCAAATTATTCCCCTGCTGATTTTTGACCTCTCCGCCCGCCGTTGAATCTTCTCCGCTTTGAACAGCCAGCCCTGCGGTGCCTTGGATCTGAGGCATCACAGCTTGGAGTACTTCGGTCCAATCAGCTCTTCCCCATCCTgtgagggaaaaaagagatcGTCAAAAGACGAGAATAATAAGacacgaaaagaaaaaaagaaaagagaaaaagaaaaacaaaaaatcattaatttttttttctctttcccatATCAAAAGACAAGAGGACAGAGAAACATCCCGACACACTAAAGTTGTTGTGATTGCCATCAGCTAGTGGTGCCATGTTCAACCTCTCCCCTACACTATCGTTTCCCTGATTCGGATTTCGTCGGTCGTGACATCGGGGCAGATCTGGGTCCCCGGGCTCTTTAATCCTCCCTCTCTATTCATCTTGCCAATTCTTCCTATTCTTTCCCTACCACACTTGCGTTAGCCATTATCCTATCCTTCAACTAAACATCCGTTTGTTCGGTCAGCCTACCTGCCGGTCACTCTCTTTTTCCcattttccctttccccctctttcgCACTCCACTCACACCACCCCCCCAAAGTACAGCATTTCTGCCAAGCGCAGGATTGCCTAGTGGTTGATCGCGTCGTGCGGACACCTGCGTCAGTGTGGGCGCTCTAGCAAGCTGACTAGGGCTGTGATTCTCTCTCATCgatccctttccctcccttgcATCGTTTCTTCACCCACCTGTCTCTCACGCAGCAAATAGCGTTGTCGGAGCGGATCGCCTGCGTGTCTCTTTGATCTTCTGGAATCCAGCGGCTTCGTGAATGGTATCTTCGCCCCGGACTCAGCCTCCATTCgatttcctttcctcctcttcctcctccttcatcactTTCGCCGCTCCCGCACTTGCGTCTTCTGTCATTGCCGGCCACAATCAGCGTTCATGTCGAGCCCAGGGTCAAGCGGTGGGCGCCTTCGCTGAGTGTCAACTGAGCCGGCTCATGCCCAGGATGAGGTGTAGGAAACGTTTCAAGGAGGATGCTTGTTGATAATACATCGAGAGTGATAACCCCGTCGACCATCGCTGTCTGATTTCGATCGCCCGGAACCGCCTCGACGAGATCCCTGCATTGCTTTTCCCTTTACTCGACAATCTGAGTCCCTATACGTCTCCGTCGCGgtctccccctctctccctctctctctcacactctctttctttcttctctcctctctttctccgactttcgaccttgatcttgcatatatttatataattacggCGGAAGAAGACGGTGCTCACACTGATTGAGGTCAAGATGTTGCCCTCAGTAGCACCGTTCCCGCCAGTCCAGCCGCACCACCTTAATTATCGGCACGGTGCCGACGCTACAAATGGACCTTACGACCGCAATACATCATTTCTCACGTCACTCCCCCGCAGCGATTTCGGCAAAGGCTCGTTCCAGTCCGTAGCTCGATCTCGGCTGCAATATCCGCATCCTATACAACGCCTCGAGGTACCCGATGCCACGGGTCTGGTACCTAGTCCGAAGAGTGCTGGCGAGCACGCATTACGAAGGAAAACACCGAACGGGACACTGGCGGCTGGGTATGATGGCACACCAGGGGATACTACCCTTCAGCCCGCGAGCAAGCACCTCTTGGTCTCGCCGATCGATTCGGGCCACCTGGTACCGCCTCATACAGGATTCCCAATGGAGACTTGGCAACAGGCCAATCTGGATCAGTCTTCGGCCGGAAAGCACCTGAATTTCCCGCCGGTATATCGAAATGATTCGAGCCGAACTAATGCAGGCCCATCAGAGTTGACACAAGGAGTGAATGGCACCAGTTGGGTTCGTTCATTGAACTATGTTCCAGGAATGGACTCCATGCTGAATCAATCACTTCCAATGCAGCCTTCGCAGCAGCGATTCTATTGGCACAATGGCGCCTATGTTCCCACGGTTCTACCAGCGACACTTCAGCCCTGTGTCGGTCCCACCGCATCGGCAGGAACAGGACCATGCGGTCCATATTGGCCTGATGGTGTGTATATTCCGTATCGCCCAGCGGCGTTTCGAGATGCCCGGTTCGACTCGCCCACTCCTTTTGCAAAGGCGACGAACCCACCCGCCCTTCAATTATTCGACGCAAGCCAACAGGCCTTCAGCCGGGGCGCTATATCCTCGGGAAGTCATCCCGACCCGGGCCTGGCGTGGAATCAGGCCCCTGCTGGAATGGTCAACTCTGAGTTGTCCATGAAAAACAACTTTCCTCGGCGTCATTCGGAGCACAAAGTTGCTGGTCTTTCAAGCGGCCAGCGGACATTGCCGTATCATACGCGCCAACCTAATCCTACCCCTGGCTTCTCGCATCAACCGGCTCACGAGACAGGTCCGTCTTGGTCGGGCCCTCCAAGTACTCAAGGGCCCCAACTGGGCTCTACCGCAAGCCCACAGGCAACAAATGTGGAGTTTAAGGAGAAGGTGCTGACATGGGCTCATGGTGTTTACGTTGACCTACTGGCATCGATTCACCAAGCACGACGGAATAGTATCTCGAATGCGGCTGCTGAGGGACAGAGTCAGCGATTCTTGAAACCAAGTATATACCCGAAACCACCGCGTCAGCCTGGTCTGGATTTTTCCAGCACCAATGCTCTTGAATCGAGTCGTCACAATAACTACACTACTGGCCAGTATGACCATGTTCAGAGGAACAACACCATTGGCAACATAGGCCAGAACGATACTGCCAGCTTTCAAACTGGTCGTCGGTATGAACGTGCTTCACTGTCTCAGTTCCCGCAAGCTGCAACCGATGTACAGATGCTCGACCGGCTCCGCCACACTGGACGGTTTACTGCATCGACGGCAACGGCTCGTTTCGGTGCCGCACCGTTGAACGAGGGTTCTATCACAGCGAATGCTGTATCCTCTTTGGAGATGTTATCCCATCTCTGTGCGGAAAGTGGTTGGGAGTGGATTGATGGCATGCTTCTTGGAGGCTGTCTCGCTTATGGGCTTGGGGATTATCATAAGGCCATGCGTTGGTATACTAGAATCATCGCTCGAGATGCAACGTGAGTATGCGATTGTCTGTAAGTAGCTGAGTTGTCTAACCAAGCACAGGCATGTGGAGGCGATATCCAACCTTGCGGCCACGCTCCTGGCGCTGGATCGCCGAGAAGAGGCGCTGCAACATTGGCTTCGTGCCGTCAAGCTCCGCCCGAGTTTCTTTGAAGCGGTAGAACACCTGATCGGTCTTTTGTGCAGCAGCCAACGCGGCAAGGAAGCAGTCAACATCATTGAGTTCGTACAGAATTCCATACGCTCCCCTAAGAACGGCGATTGTTTCGCGTCCGACGAACACGCGAGTGAACCCGAGAGCGATGCGGAGAGCAGAGCGTCGAGTGCGTCCGATCTGGGTTCCTACGAGAAAGCGTCCTTTGATTACGATGACGACTTTGGTAGGTCGGTTGCCGCAAATCGGGGCTCGGCAGATGTTGGGTCAGCTGGATTTGGTTCCAGCGGCTACGCCATACCTGGCTGTGATAATGGCAGAATGCTGGCTCTCGTCCACGCCAAGGGAAATATGCTATATGCTCTGGGCGACAATGCTGCAGCTGCCGTAGCCTTTGAGGATGCGATTCTGATTGCAGCTGGACGAAGGCGCCATGGGATCCAAAGCCTGATCAAACAGATATTCTCGGCCTTCACGCAGGGTACGCATCACGGTTACCCCGGCCCAGAGCAGCGTGGGCAGCAGGAGACCATTCTCCTGTATCCAGACCATGCTCTGCAGACTGCAAAGCTGGTCTTTGCTCCCTGCGGAACACCCCCGGGGATCAAATATGTGCCAGAAGGTCTGGCACGAAAGGCCGCCATCTCCACTACCAGCAATTCGTTGCTCTCTCTAGCTAAGATATACCAAGACGGCATGTCTAATATTTCTAGCT
This genomic window contains:
- a CDS encoding UDP-N-acetylglucosaminyltransferase (COG:G,O,T;~EggNog:ENOG410QDZS;~InterPro:IPR011990,IPR029489,IPR019734,IPR013026;~PFAM:PF13181;~go_function: GO:0005515 - protein binding [Evidence IEA]) gives rise to the protein MLPSVAPFPPVQPHHLNYRHGADATNGPYDRNTSFLTSLPRSDFGKGSFQSVARSRLQYPHPIQRLEVPDATGLVPSPKSAGEHALRRKTPNGTLAAGYDGTPGDTTLQPASKHLLVSPIDSGHLVPPHTGFPMETWQQANLDQSSAGKHLNFPPVYRNDSSRTNAGPSELTQGVNGTSWPSQQRFYWHNGAYVPTVLPATLQPCVGPTASAGTGPCGPYWPDGVYIPYRPAAFRDARFDSPTPFAKATNPPALQLFDASQQAFSRGAISSGSHPDPGLAWNQAPAGMVNSELSMKNNFPRRHSEHKVAGLSSGQRTLPYHTRQPNPTPGFSHQPAHETGPSWSGPPSTQGPQLGSTASPQATNVEFKEKVLTWAHGVYVDLLASIHQARRNSISNAAAEGQSQRFLKPSIYPKPPRQPGLDFSSTNALESSRHNNYTTGQYDHVQRNNTIGNIGQNDTASFQTGRRYERASLSQFPQAATDVQMLDRLRHTGRFTASTATARFGAAPLNEGSITANAVSSLEMLSHLCAESGWEWIDGMLLGGCLAYGLGDYHKAMRWYTRIIARDATHVEAISNLAATLLALDRREEALQHWLRAVKLRPSFFEAVEHLIGLLCSSQRGKEAVNIIEFVQNSIRSPKNGDCFASDEHASEPESDAESRASSASDLGSYEKASFDYDDDFGRSVAANRGSADVGSAGFGSSGYAIPGCDNGRMLALVHAKGNMLYALGDNAAAAVAFEDAILIAAGRRRHGIQSLIKQIFSAFTQGTHHGYPGPEQRGQQETILLYPDHALQTAKLVFAPCGTPPGIKYVPEGLARKAAISTTSNSLLSLAKIYQDGMSNISSSGVPRAAPGVRDILALYYLSLSLQPSPSTANNVGILLAGIQNNAPKKVLPRPSGEMQHPEIPGVVPGTGISLALAYYNYGLHLDSRHAHLYTNLGSLLKDIGQLQAAIRMYEQAVHCDSNFDIALANLANAVKDAGRVNDAIVYYKRAVKVNPEFAEAVCGLANALNSVCNWVGRGGIGNGYGFRDRWHVDEQGMIRDAYTIETGTGWIKRVVEIVDRQLKEGEAWGRGLLTSNVIEQLCAQLAPAAGSRGHVAFGTLAKILQSWSGQRWEGSRIVRIVERAIRAITWQWYQDRYVYGKEYPLTKYRRPQLPSGLTAPNAPTVLPFHTFTCPLSAKQIRQISQRNGLRISCSTLRSPWLPATVFPPPPPPHPYIKVGYVSSDFNNHPLAHLMQSVFGLHNPSRVKAYCYATTVSDKSIHRQQIEKEAPVFHDASGWPVDRLVRQIVEDGIHILINLNGYTRGARNEVFAARPAPIHMSFMGFAGTLGAEWCDYILADELSIPPETLSPGRRNVRMEDRLLEEDHGEDLENWVYGEKIVYTRDTFFCCDHRQSAPDAQDPRLAWDQEQTRRWRMRKELFPNLSDDTIILGNFNQLYKIEPTTFRTWLRILARIPNAVLWLLRFPDLGEQNLRETAVAWAGEETASRIIFTDVAPKNTHISRAKILDLFLDTPECNAHTTATDVLWSGTPLLTLPRYKYKMCSRMASSILSSALPKSDAGREAQSDLIAMSDEDYEDKAIRLCHGLKYQPGGQGRATGRLADLRRMLFEERWSSRLFDTKRWVRDLEDAYERVWQRWVNGEEGDIWL